One genomic segment of Pandoraea thiooxydans includes these proteins:
- a CDS encoding mechanosensitive ion channel family protein produces MWLNAIEHFWADPLARMGSSLTLLVLVAYFLYWISHRLLLRAMRVVVLRTSWRWDDTMLDAGVFQRLAQMVPFLVIQGGIDLVPDVPARVDQIIRNVALSGAVLFGMLALSAALSALQVAYAATPHARTRSIKGYVQLGKIAVFVFGGVAIIATLVDRSPWLLLSGLGAMSAVLLLVFKDTLLSLVASVLLTSNDMLRVGDWIEMPQVGADGDVIDIALHTVKVQNWDKTITTIPTWRLISESFRNWRGMQLAGGRRIKRTLRIDTASVHFLDEAAVARLAALRLLTPYLEKKREELEAANRSLGDSAQFAANRRRLTNIGTFRAYMSAYLQAHPDVHQEMTCMVRSLEPDANGIPIEIYCFTRTIVWGDYERIQGDIFDHLLAILPEFGLRLYQNLGGADMRLTWMQGEANSSVSARAA; encoded by the coding sequence ATGTGGTTGAATGCCATTGAGCATTTTTGGGCCGACCCGCTGGCCCGTATGGGCTCCAGTCTGACGTTACTCGTTCTGGTGGCGTATTTCCTTTACTGGATTTCGCATCGGTTGTTGCTGCGCGCGATGCGGGTGGTCGTACTGCGCACCTCCTGGCGATGGGACGACACCATGCTCGACGCCGGCGTGTTCCAGCGCCTGGCGCAGATGGTGCCGTTTCTCGTTATCCAGGGCGGCATCGATCTCGTGCCTGATGTTCCGGCGCGCGTCGACCAGATCATTCGCAACGTTGCGCTCTCCGGTGCCGTGCTGTTCGGCATGCTCGCGCTCAGTGCTGCGCTGAGCGCTCTGCAAGTTGCCTACGCGGCAACACCTCACGCCCGCACGCGCTCGATCAAGGGCTACGTGCAACTGGGCAAAATCGCCGTCTTCGTGTTCGGTGGCGTCGCGATTATCGCGACGCTGGTCGATCGCTCGCCGTGGCTTTTGCTGTCCGGGCTGGGCGCGATGTCGGCGGTGCTGCTGCTGGTGTTCAAGGACACACTGCTGTCGCTGGTCGCGAGCGTGCTGCTGACCTCCAACGATATGCTGCGCGTGGGGGACTGGATAGAAATGCCTCAGGTCGGCGCCGACGGCGATGTCATCGATATTGCGCTGCATACCGTCAAAGTGCAGAACTGGGACAAGACCATCACGACGATTCCCACCTGGCGCCTGATTTCCGAAAGCTTCCGCAATTGGCGCGGCATGCAGCTGGCCGGTGGGCGCCGCATCAAGCGCACCTTGCGGATCGATACGGCCAGCGTCCATTTTCTTGACGAGGCCGCCGTCGCGCGGCTGGCGGCGCTGCGTTTGCTCACGCCTTATCTCGAGAAAAAGCGCGAAGAGCTCGAGGCCGCCAATCGCAGCCTGGGCGATAGCGCGCAATTCGCCGCGAACCGTCGACGTCTGACCAACATCGGGACATTCAGAGCGTACATGAGCGCCTATCTGCAGGCCCACCCGGACGTGCACCAGGAGATGACCTGCATGGTGCGATCCCTCGAGCCCGACGCCAACGGCATCCCGATCGAAATTTATTGTTTCACGCGCACCATCGTTTGGGGCGACTACGAGCGTATTCAGGGCGACATCTTCGATCACCTCCTGGCGATCCTGCCCGAATTCGGCTTGCGCCTGTATCAGAATCTGGGGGGCGCCGATATGCGCCTGACCTGGATGCAAGGCGAAGCGAATTCGTCGGTGTCGGCGCGGGCTGCCTGA
- a CDS encoding ABC transporter permease, translating into MAKHYQKFILGVVLIAALAAGLVWWIGLDVIADYRDDLQYYVIAHLSLVGRSMVLALFTGIPAGIVLSRPLFSKQAERVMQIFNVGNTLPSLAVLALSMAVLGIGDRPAVLALWLASLLPIVRNTFEGLRQVSPALRESARGMGMTPLQSLFKVELPNAMPVIMGGVRTALVINVGTAPLAFLIGATSLGALIFPGIYLNDQSQLLLGAGGTALLAIVLDGLVAFGSQLMFERRGLSR; encoded by the coding sequence GTGGCGAAGCATTATCAAAAATTTATTCTCGGGGTGGTCCTGATCGCTGCGCTCGCAGCCGGTCTGGTCTGGTGGATCGGCCTTGACGTCATTGCCGACTACCGGGACGATCTCCAGTACTACGTCATCGCGCACCTGAGTCTGGTCGGACGCTCGATGGTGCTCGCGCTCTTCACCGGTATTCCGGCGGGAATCGTGTTGAGCCGGCCCCTGTTCAGCAAGCAGGCCGAACGCGTGATGCAAATTTTCAATGTTGGCAACACGCTGCCGTCGCTGGCCGTACTGGCGCTGTCGATGGCGGTGCTTGGCATCGGCGATCGCCCGGCGGTACTTGCGTTGTGGCTCGCGTCGCTGTTGCCGATCGTGCGCAACACTTTCGAGGGACTGCGGCAGGTGTCGCCCGCGCTGCGTGAATCGGCCCGCGGCATGGGGATGACTCCGCTCCAATCCCTTTTCAAGGTCGAGCTTCCCAATGCGATGCCAGTCATCATGGGCGGCGTGCGTACCGCATTGGTGATCAATGTCGGCACTGCGCCGCTCGCATTCCTGATCGGCGCCACCAGCCTGGGCGCCCTTATTTTTCCCGGCATTTATCTCAACGATCAGAGCCAACTGCTGTTGGGCGCCGGTGGCACCGCACTGCTGGCGATCGTGCTCGATGGCCTGGTGGCCTTCGGCAGTCAACTGATGTTCGAGCGTCGCGGTCTATCGCGGTGA
- a CDS encoding AAA family ATPase: protein MKPRYARPLQGIRLLAILASLAGLFTQLPGVAHAGALQQATLLGSTVAAAALIWLPNPRVRGWNWTAFLVLWLGAGPLVWEWSFFSIPAALLLADASRRLWRLHRSAAVPRIEIVGTQVWIPVVMKIRPSVPMADAADASALYAPANPVEHSALAERPEPVTPKTPVTPAAPTGPVPRPAPAAPPAAPPAKPVAAPTAQPVAQPASPVYDFSDNVSQPRYTFADVVGMRSTKKRLWGAAQDIIEAQGKPRNGILLFGEPGNGKTLFAEALAGQLGIPFLSIAYGDAASKWINETPQKVKAVFAAARKIGTCVLFIDEIDSFIKSRGDLTYAMDRDLTNVMLTEIVALRGSRVILVAATNWLDALDAAGKRDGRFDFKIEIPAPDLKARLALLYRAIVDELGVEAIDRSALQALAGRWEGFSAARLSALGGQLREMRRDGLFAGPVTFEVGMRAMRLLQGRRGQLPENVKAIEEIILPDASRDLLSDLAFKMEQLEDLEQLGASLPRGLIFTGPPGTGKTQAAMALAKASGWAFLKLTGAQIIADPSAWDKLYREACDIRPAIVFIDEADGILQDRRVTNYGMLTEKILTTMDGAGGRMRDVMFIAATNYYERIDSAALRGGRFEEKVVFDVPGPEAMADYVYTALDKKLGDRWQVSSEVVNLLTERVTGRSIADADAVIEKTLAAAALRRIRDRTTDIRVADVEAGVRAVVVA, encoded by the coding sequence ATGAAACCACGTTACGCTCGCCCCCTGCAGGGCATCCGTCTTCTCGCCATACTGGCCAGCCTGGCGGGCCTCTTCACTCAACTGCCCGGGGTCGCTCACGCCGGCGCGCTCCAGCAAGCTACGCTGCTGGGCTCGACCGTTGCCGCAGCCGCCCTCATCTGGCTGCCGAACCCGCGAGTGCGCGGCTGGAACTGGACGGCCTTCCTGGTGCTGTGGCTGGGGGCGGGTCCCCTGGTCTGGGAGTGGTCCTTCTTCAGCATCCCGGCCGCACTCCTCCTGGCCGATGCCAGCCGGCGACTATGGCGCCTGCACCGCAGCGCGGCCGTGCCCCGTATCGAGATCGTCGGCACCCAGGTCTGGATTCCGGTGGTCATGAAGATTCGCCCGTCGGTGCCGATGGCCGACGCTGCCGATGCTTCTGCTCTCTACGCACCGGCCAATCCGGTTGAGCATTCGGCCCTCGCGGAGCGTCCTGAGCCCGTCACCCCCAAGACACCCGTGACGCCGGCGGCCCCCACCGGCCCAGTGCCGCGCCCAGCACCTGCGGCACCTCCTGCGGCCCCACCCGCGAAACCCGTCGCTGCGCCGACTGCCCAGCCAGTCGCGCAACCCGCCTCACCCGTCTATGACTTCAGTGACAACGTGAGCCAGCCCCGCTATACCTTTGCAGATGTCGTCGGCATGCGCTCGACCAAGAAGCGCCTATGGGGCGCGGCCCAGGACATCATCGAGGCGCAGGGCAAGCCCCGTAACGGGATCCTGCTCTTCGGGGAGCCGGGCAACGGCAAGACGCTCTTTGCCGAAGCGCTGGCGGGCCAATTGGGCATTCCCTTCCTGTCGATCGCTTATGGCGACGCTGCCTCGAAGTGGATCAACGAAACGCCCCAGAAGGTCAAGGCTGTGTTTGCTGCGGCGCGCAAGATCGGCACCTGCGTGCTCTTCATCGATGAGATCGACTCGTTCATCAAGAGCCGGGGCGATCTCACGTATGCGATGGATCGGGATCTGACCAATGTGATGCTCACCGAGATCGTCGCGCTACGGGGCTCCCGGGTCATCCTGGTGGCGGCCACCAATTGGCTGGACGCGCTCGATGCGGCCGGCAAGCGCGATGGCCGGTTCGACTTCAAGATTGAGATTCCGGCACCGGACCTCAAAGCACGTCTGGCGCTCCTGTACCGGGCAATCGTCGATGAGCTGGGGGTGGAGGCCATCGACCGGTCGGCGCTTCAGGCGCTGGCCGGCCGCTGGGAGGGGTTCAGCGCGGCGCGCCTGTCCGCCCTAGGGGGCCAGTTGCGCGAGATGCGACGCGATGGCCTGTTCGCGGGGCCCGTCACGTTCGAGGTCGGCATGCGGGCGATGCGTTTGTTGCAGGGCCGACGGGGTCAGTTGCCGGAGAACGTCAAGGCGATCGAGGAAATCATCCTGCCTGACGCTTCACGGGATCTGCTATCTGATCTGGCCTTCAAGATGGAGCAACTCGAGGATCTGGAGCAGCTCGGCGCGAGCTTGCCGCGGGGGCTGATCTTTACCGGCCCGCCGGGAACGGGCAAGACGCAAGCCGCGATGGCGCTGGCCAAGGCAAGCGGCTGGGCGTTTCTGAAGCTCACCGGGGCGCAGATCATTGCCGACCCCAGTGCCTGGGACAAGTTGTACCGGGAAGCGTGCGACATTCGGCCGGCGATTGTCTTCATCGATGAGGCCGATGGCATCCTGCAGGATCGGCGGGTGACGAATTACGGGATGTTGACCGAGAAGATCCTGACCACGATGGACGGTGCGGGCGGACGTATGCGGGATGTGATGTTCATCGCTGCCACCAATTACTACGAGCGCATCGACTCGGCGGCGCTGCGCGGCGGGCGGTTCGAGGAGAAAGTGGTCTTCGACGTGCCGGGGCCCGAGGCGATGGCGGACTACGTCTACACCGCGCTCGACAAGAAGCTGGGAGATCGCTGGCAGGTCTCGTCCGAGGTGGTGAACCTGCTCACCGAACGGGTGACGGGGCGCTCGATTGCCGATGCCGATGCGGTGATCGAAAAGACGCTGGCCGCCGCTGCGCTGCGGCGGATTCGAGATCGGACGACCGATATTCGAGTCGCCGATGTCGAGGCGGGGGTGCGGGCTGTTGTGGTCGCGTAG
- a CDS encoding ABC transporter ATP-binding protein has translation MIRLEQLTKTFSQKDGTQFTAVDSVSLTVPEGEICVFLGPSGCGKTTSLKMINRLIPPTSGKVFLNGEDTTGINAVELRRHIGYVIQQIGLFPNMTIEENITVVPRLLGWDRKRCRARAIELMAMVSLDPKQYLGRYPRELSGGQQQRIGVIRALAADPPVLLMDEPFGAVDPINRESIQNEFFQMQRQLKKTVIMVSHDIDEAIKLGDRVAIFRQGKLVQYDHPDKMLAQPANDFVATFVGHDRTLKRLLLVRAEDAAVRQPTIDANRPLQDAYAMMDELDARHLVVTQQSGHTLGYVARRDARGTQGTCAERVRPFKAVAAPDDNLRILLSRMYEHNLAWLPVLDVAGAYLGEVTQDSIADYLSSGRSRGEVSSVLTPQAVPVRAVPA, from the coding sequence ATGATCAGACTCGAGCAACTCACCAAGACCTTCTCCCAGAAGGACGGCACCCAATTCACGGCGGTCGACTCCGTCAGCTTGACCGTCCCGGAGGGCGAGATCTGCGTTTTCCTTGGGCCTTCCGGTTGTGGGAAAACTACCTCGCTGAAAATGATCAATCGGCTGATTCCTCCAACCTCCGGAAAGGTGTTTCTCAATGGAGAGGACACCACTGGCATCAATGCCGTCGAGTTGCGCCGGCATATCGGCTATGTGATTCAGCAGATCGGCCTGTTTCCCAATATGACGATCGAGGAAAACATCACCGTCGTGCCGCGTTTGCTGGGCTGGGATCGCAAGCGTTGCCGAGCGCGCGCGATCGAGTTGATGGCGATGGTTTCGCTCGACCCGAAGCAATACCTCGGCCGCTACCCGCGCGAGCTGTCGGGCGGGCAGCAACAGCGTATCGGCGTAATTCGCGCGCTGGCCGCGGATCCGCCGGTGCTGCTGATGGACGAACCGTTCGGGGCGGTCGACCCGATCAACCGGGAATCGATCCAGAATGAGTTTTTCCAAATGCAGCGCCAGCTCAAGAAGACCGTCATCATGGTCAGCCACGACATTGACGAGGCGATCAAGCTCGGAGATCGCGTGGCGATATTTCGCCAGGGCAAGCTGGTTCAGTACGATCACCCCGATAAAATGCTGGCACAGCCGGCGAACGACTTCGTTGCCACCTTTGTCGGCCATGACCGAACGCTCAAACGGCTGCTGTTGGTGCGTGCCGAGGATGCCGCTGTGCGACAGCCCACTATCGATGCGAATCGTCCGCTACAGGACGCCTATGCGATGATGGACGAATTGGACGCTCGCCATCTGGTCGTCACCCAGCAAAGCGGTCATACGCTGGGGTACGTGGCGCGGCGCGATGCGCGCGGCACGCAAGGGACCTGTGCCGAGCGGGTGCGTCCGTTCAAGGCCGTTGCCGCGCCTGACGACAATTTGCGCATTCTGCTCTCACGTATGTACGAGCACAATTTGGCGTGGTTGCCGGTGCTCGACGTGGCGGGCGCATATCTTGGCGAGGTCACACAGGACTCAATCGCCGATTATTTGAGCTCCGGCCGTTCCCGCGGCGAGGTGTCGAGTGTTTTGACACCGCAGGCAGTGCCGGTCCGCGCAGTCCCTGCGTGA
- a CDS encoding ABC transporter permease, with protein sequence MDILTYLLANLHRILHLTLEHAMLVGVAVGCAVLIGVPLGILVTRYRWLSGAVLGLATVVLTIPSIALFGLMIPVLSHIGQGIGYAPAVAAVFLYALLPIMRNTCLALQHIDASIKEAGIGIGMTFWQRLRLVDLPLAVPVILGGVRTAVVMNIGVMAIAAVVGAGGLGVLILRGISQSDIRQLVVGAVMVSLLAIVADWLLNRLQRALTPKGIR encoded by the coding sequence ATGGACATCCTGACATACCTGCTCGCCAACCTGCACCGCATTCTGCATCTGACGCTTGAGCACGCCATGCTGGTGGGTGTGGCAGTCGGCTGCGCCGTATTGATCGGGGTGCCGTTGGGCATCCTGGTCACGCGCTACCGGTGGCTGTCGGGTGCCGTGCTGGGATTGGCCACCGTCGTGCTGACGATTCCGTCGATCGCACTTTTCGGGCTGATGATCCCGGTGCTCTCGCATATCGGGCAAGGCATCGGCTATGCGCCTGCGGTAGCGGCCGTATTTCTGTATGCATTGCTGCCGATCATGCGCAACACCTGTCTGGCCTTGCAGCACATCGACGCGAGCATCAAGGAGGCCGGCATCGGGATCGGCATGACGTTCTGGCAGCGTCTGCGGTTGGTCGATTTGCCGTTGGCCGTGCCCGTCATTCTGGGCGGTGTGCGCACTGCGGTCGTGATGAACATCGGCGTCATGGCGATTGCCGCCGTGGTCGGCGCGGGCGGCCTGGGGGTGCTGATTCTGCGCGGCATCAGTCAGAGCGATATTCGCCAGTTGGTGGTCGGTGCGGTGATGGTCAGCCTGTTGGCGATCGTCGCTGACTGGCTGCTCAATCGCCTGCAGCGCGCCCTTACGCCCAAAGGAATTCGATAA
- a CDS encoding integrase domain-containing protein, which yields MATFSSARHGVRLSNERRGGASGTKKNRRSNLNGFLSFCRNVGELRPRFSEINPVAVQFYACYLMAEGMRTATLPNVFSSIRVIFREAGRNIDEICSNSRLGIPRRSRSGTKRALTTEEVEALIVRCEQRGEVGLSLLIKLSRHLGLRRKEALMCAPDLPMWRAAIVRGDYSLPTLRGTKNGRLRAIEIMEGERDQTLSAIDEALEYARENKFKFISGGQDNLKSAIGRMAYLLSSIGMRGEVSFHALRYSYAQTKAMEMLNAGLSPDETLVRVSESLGHGPSRIPMILSVYCQPLKAYFKGKLKPKKGEAHNRQPTKKIPRASLRIQVKAQHAQASGFPVGRIQPVHL from the coding sequence ATGGCAACGTTTTCGAGTGCGCGTCACGGTGTCCGGCTGAGTAACGAGCGACGTGGTGGGGCTAGCGGGACCAAAAAAAACAGAAGGTCCAATCTCAATGGATTCTTGTCGTTTTGTCGAAATGTGGGAGAGTTGCGACCACGTTTCAGCGAAATCAACCCAGTTGCCGTGCAATTTTATGCATGCTATCTCATGGCTGAGGGTATGCGGACAGCAACTCTCCCCAACGTATTCTCATCAATCCGAGTTATCTTTCGCGAAGCCGGGAGAAACATCGATGAAATTTGCTCAAACTCACGGCTTGGCATACCTCGCCGGTCCCGCTCGGGCACTAAACGCGCGCTTACCACCGAAGAAGTTGAAGCGCTTATAGTACGCTGCGAGCAGCGGGGCGAAGTTGGCCTGTCGCTACTGATCAAGCTAAGCAGACACCTCGGTCTCCGAAGGAAAGAGGCGTTGATGTGCGCGCCAGATCTACCCATGTGGCGCGCAGCCATCGTTCGCGGCGACTATAGTCTACCGACACTACGGGGCACGAAAAACGGTCGCCTTCGTGCAATAGAAATCATGGAGGGCGAGCGAGACCAGACTCTTTCCGCAATTGACGAGGCTCTCGAATATGCGCGAGAAAACAAATTCAAGTTTATCTCTGGCGGACAAGACAACCTCAAATCGGCAATCGGCCGAATGGCTTACTTGCTCTCATCCATTGGGATGAGAGGCGAAGTGTCGTTCCATGCGTTGCGATATAGCTACGCACAAACGAAGGCGATGGAGATGCTTAATGCCGGATTATCACCTGATGAGACCTTGGTGCGCGTGAGCGAGAGTCTTGGTCACGGACCAAGCCGAATACCTATGATCTTGTCCGTCTACTGCCAACCGCTCAAGGCATATTTCAAGGGAAAGTTGAAGCCCAAAAAGGGCGAAGCTCACAACAGACAGCCGACAAAGAAAATTCCCCGCGCCAGCCTGCGCATTCAGGTCAAAGCCCAACACGCTCAGGCAAGCGGGTTCCCAGTGGGCCGTATCCAACCAGTTCACCTATAG